One stretch of Variovorax sp. 54 DNA includes these proteins:
- a CDS encoding VOC family protein produces MSVLGIDQITYGADDLPACRQFFQDWGLSLVSEAADELVFECLNGCKVVVAALGNANLPPAMEEGPTLREVVWGVESDADLDRYAAAIAQDPAFVDTTVDGARRIGCTDPNGLAVRLQVSRKRAVEVDCGAMNTWNAKPRVNQPAPIYERATPIEVGHVVFFVSDVKGTSAFYAQRFGFVSSDGYPNRGAFMRCAPEGGHHDLFLLQIPSGKRGLNHVAFTVRDIHEVFGGGLHFSRCGWDTQLGPGRHPVSSAYFWYFKNPAGGLIEYYADEDQLTADWQPREFEPGPTVFAEWAVDGGLDGHTRRQKNAEGPKGAFLTEKK; encoded by the coding sequence ATGAGCGTACTTGGCATCGACCAGATCACTTACGGCGCGGACGACCTGCCCGCCTGCCGCCAGTTCTTCCAGGACTGGGGCCTTTCACTCGTGTCCGAAGCCGCCGACGAACTCGTCTTCGAGTGCCTCAACGGCTGCAAAGTGGTCGTTGCGGCGTTGGGCAACGCGAACCTGCCGCCCGCGATGGAAGAGGGCCCGACGCTGCGCGAAGTGGTGTGGGGCGTGGAAAGCGACGCCGACCTGGACCGCTACGCCGCCGCCATCGCGCAAGACCCGGCCTTCGTCGACACCACGGTCGACGGCGCACGCCGCATCGGCTGCACCGACCCCAACGGCCTGGCCGTGCGCCTGCAGGTGAGCCGCAAGCGCGCGGTCGAGGTCGACTGCGGCGCCATGAACACCTGGAACGCCAAGCCGCGCGTGAACCAGCCCGCGCCCATCTACGAACGCGCCACGCCGATCGAGGTGGGCCATGTCGTGTTCTTCGTGAGCGACGTGAAGGGCACGAGCGCGTTCTACGCGCAGCGCTTCGGCTTCGTGTCGTCCGACGGCTATCCGAACCGCGGTGCCTTCATGCGCTGCGCACCCGAGGGCGGCCACCACGACCTGTTCCTGCTGCAGATTCCTTCGGGCAAGCGCGGGCTCAACCACGTGGCCTTCACCGTGCGCGACATCCACGAAGTGTTCGGCGGCGGCCTGCATTTCTCGCGCTGCGGCTGGGACACGCAACTGGGCCCGGGCCGCCACCCGGTGTCGTCCGCGTACTTCTGGTACTTCAAGAACCCGGCCGGCGGCCTCATCGAGTACTACGCCGACGAAGACCAACTGACTGCCGACTGGCAGCCGCGCGAGTTCGAACCCGGCCCGACCGTGTTCGCCGAATGGGCGGTCGATGGCGGCCTCGACGGCCACACGCGCCGCCAGAAGAACGCGGAAGGCCCGAAAGGTGCTTTCCTGACCGAGAAAAAGTGA
- a CDS encoding SDR family oxidoreductase → MTTFAPSSSFFAADALAGRVAVVTGGSSGIGLATVELLLGCGAAVALCGRNAERLDAAVAGLRAQYPDAKLFAQTCDVLDAASVRAFAAASEAALGPASMLVNNAGQGRVSTFADTDDAAWMEELHLKFFSVIHPTRAFLPQLAAQRAALGDAAIVCANSLLARQPEPHMVATSAARAGLLNLVRSMATEFAPQGVRVNGILIGLVESGQWRRRFEAREDKSQDWAAWSRQLATTKHIPLGRLGLPTEAARAILFLASPLASYTTGSHIDISGGHSRHA, encoded by the coding sequence ATGACGACCTTCGCCCCTTCCTCCTCTTTCTTCGCCGCCGACGCACTGGCCGGCCGCGTGGCCGTGGTCACGGGCGGCTCGTCGGGCATCGGCCTGGCCACGGTCGAGCTGCTGCTCGGCTGCGGCGCCGCCGTGGCGCTGTGCGGCCGCAACGCCGAACGGCTCGATGCCGCGGTGGCCGGCCTGCGCGCGCAGTACCCCGACGCGAAGCTGTTCGCGCAGACCTGCGACGTCCTCGATGCCGCCTCGGTGCGCGCCTTTGCCGCCGCCAGCGAGGCCGCGCTCGGCCCGGCGTCGATGCTGGTCAACAACGCAGGGCAGGGGCGTGTGTCCACGTTCGCCGACACCGACGATGCGGCCTGGATGGAAGAGCTGCACCTGAAGTTCTTCTCGGTCATCCACCCCACGCGCGCCTTCTTGCCGCAGCTCGCCGCGCAGCGCGCCGCGCTCGGCGATGCCGCCATCGTCTGCGCCAACTCGCTGCTGGCGCGCCAGCCCGAGCCGCACATGGTCGCCACCTCGGCCGCGCGCGCCGGCCTCTTGAACCTCGTGCGCTCCATGGCCACCGAGTTCGCGCCGCAGGGCGTGCGCGTCAACGGCATCCTCATCGGCCTGGTCGAGTCGGGCCAGTGGCGCCGCCGCTTCGAAGCGCGCGAAGACAAGTCGCAGGACTGGGCCGCCTGGAGCCGCCAGCTCGCCACCACCAAACACATCCCGCTGGGTCGCCTGGGGCTTCCGACCGAAGCCGCGCGCGCGATCCTTTTCCTCGCTTCACCGCTCGCGTCGTACACGACCGGCAGCCACATCGATATTTCCGGAGGCCATTCCCGCCATGCATAA
- a CDS encoding aspartate dehydrogenase, whose protein sequence is MTTAITRIALVGCGAIGTSVLELLRGDPALKVVAIVVPAEGVAAAQRVAPDVQVGSAVPADGIDLVVETAGHAAIEEHVLPALARGTPCVVASVGALSATGFAEKLEAAAVAGHTQVQLIPGAIGGIDALAAARIGGLSSVRYTGRKPPQAWKGTPAEQGRNLDTLAHETVIFEGSAREAALLYPKNANVAATVSLAGLGLDQTLVRLIADPATTENVHTVEAEGAFGSFALTMRNKPLAANPKTSALTVYSAVRALRNRVAPLAI, encoded by the coding sequence ATGACCACTGCCATCACGCGCATTGCACTCGTCGGCTGCGGAGCCATCGGCACCTCGGTGCTCGAACTGCTGCGCGGCGATCCCGCCCTGAAGGTGGTGGCCATCGTCGTGCCGGCCGAAGGCGTTGCCGCCGCGCAGAGGGTCGCGCCCGACGTGCAAGTGGGCAGCGCCGTGCCCGCCGACGGCATCGACCTCGTGGTCGAGACCGCCGGCCATGCGGCCATCGAAGAGCACGTGCTGCCCGCGCTGGCACGCGGCACGCCCTGCGTGGTCGCATCGGTCGGCGCGCTGTCGGCCACGGGCTTCGCCGAGAAGCTCGAAGCCGCCGCCGTCGCCGGCCACACGCAGGTGCAACTGATTCCCGGCGCCATCGGCGGCATCGACGCGCTGGCCGCGGCCCGCATCGGCGGCTTGAGCAGCGTGCGCTACACCGGCCGCAAGCCGCCGCAGGCCTGGAAGGGCACGCCGGCCGAGCAGGGCCGCAACCTCGACACGCTGGCCCACGAAACCGTCATCTTCGAAGGCAGCGCGCGCGAAGCGGCCTTGCTCTATCCGAAGAACGCCAACGTGGCGGCCACCGTGTCGCTCGCGGGCCTGGGCCTGGACCAGACGCTGGTGCGCCTCATTGCCGACCCGGCCACCACCGAGAACGTGCACACCGTCGAAGCCGAAGGCGCCTTCGGCAGCTTCGCGCTGACCATGCGCAACAAGCCGCTTGCGGCCAACCCCAAGACCTCGGCCCTGACCGTGTACAGCGCCGTGCGCGCGCTGCGCAACCGCGTCGCGCCCCTTGCTATCTGA
- a CDS encoding IclR family transcriptional regulator codes for MATDNEVMEEGADRYNVPALERGLRVLCEFSRESRTLSAPELARRFDLPRSTVFRLLTTLENMGFLERAEGGRDYRLGLAVLRLGFEYLASLELTQLGTPLLNRLCDELRTPCNLVVRDGRSIVYVAKVAPATPFASSVTVGTRLPAHATVLGRILLEDLTLPQLRALYPEDKLETFSPSTPKTVNELFDMVQADRQRGYVLGEGFFESNISTIAAPVRDHSGHIVAALGATITSGHIDENRMDEMVLRVRGTADEISGLLNYSPARNSTAKVVPLRSA; via the coding sequence ATGGCCACCGACAACGAAGTGATGGAAGAGGGCGCAGACCGCTACAACGTGCCCGCGCTGGAGCGCGGCCTGCGCGTGCTGTGCGAGTTCAGCCGCGAGAGCCGCACGCTCTCCGCGCCCGAGCTGGCGCGCCGCTTCGACCTGCCGCGCTCGACCGTCTTCCGCCTGCTCACCACGCTGGAGAACATGGGTTTCCTCGAGCGCGCCGAGGGCGGCCGCGACTACCGCCTGGGCCTGGCCGTGCTGCGCCTGGGCTTCGAATACCTGGCCTCGCTGGAACTCACGCAACTGGGCACGCCGCTGCTCAACCGCCTGTGCGACGAACTGCGCACGCCCTGCAACCTCGTGGTGCGCGACGGCCGCTCGATCGTCTACGTCGCCAAGGTGGCGCCGGCCACGCCGTTCGCCAGCTCGGTCACGGTGGGCACGCGCCTGCCGGCCCACGCCACGGTGCTGGGCCGCATCCTGCTGGAAGACCTCACGCTGCCGCAGTTGCGCGCGCTGTACCCCGAAGACAAGCTCGAGACCTTCTCGCCGAGCACGCCCAAGACCGTGAACGAACTGTTCGACATGGTGCAGGCCGACCGCCAGCGCGGCTACGTGCTGGGCGAAGGCTTCTTCGAATCGAACATCTCGACCATTGCCGCGCCGGTGCGCGACCACAGCGGCCACATCGTGGCGGCGCTGGGCGCCACCATCACCTCGGGCCACATCGACGAGAACCGCATGGACGAGATGGTGCTGCGCGTGCGCGGCACGGCCGACGAGATCTCGGGCCTGCTCAATTACTCGCCAGCACGAAACAGCACCGCCAAGGTGGTTCCGCTGCGCAGCGCCTGA
- a CDS encoding thiamine pyrophosphate-binding protein, whose amino-acid sequence MHNPNNTVTVGAVVAAFLEQCGVKAAFGVISIHNMPILDAFAQRGTVRFISARGEAGAGNMADAYARSTASLGVCITSTGPAAGNIAGSMVEALTAGAPLLHITGQIETPYLDKGMSYIHEAPDQLTMLKAVSKAALRVRSVETVLGTLKRAVQLAMTAPTGPVSVEIPIDIQSALTTMPADLSPLPIERPVPSAAGLDALAARLATAKRPMLWVGGGARHARSAIQRLQKLGFGVVTTTQGRGTVPEDDAGSLGAYNIQKPVEAFYQTCDAMLVVGSRLRGNETLKYELKLPRTLYRIDADAAAEGRCYASEAFVCGDSALALDGLADRLEAAKYKADPQLLVDLRATHDQAVATLRDGLGPYAELVRQLQSVAGRQFNWVRDVTVSNSTWGNRELRVFEPSAGVHATGGGIGQGMPMAIGAAIGAAVTGSGRKTFCLAGDGGFILNLGELACMVQEKAPMVIVLMNDKSYGVIKNIQDAQYGGRQCYAELHTPDYDLLCQSIALPHARVKDLADLPAHLDKALAANGPFLLEIDMLSIGGFKTTFAGPPTNTVTQIPALGAAQ is encoded by the coding sequence ATGCATAACCCCAACAACACCGTCACGGTCGGCGCCGTCGTCGCCGCCTTTCTCGAGCAGTGCGGCGTCAAGGCAGCCTTCGGCGTCATCTCGATCCACAACATGCCGATCCTCGATGCCTTCGCGCAGCGCGGCACGGTGCGCTTCATCTCGGCGCGCGGCGAGGCCGGCGCGGGCAACATGGCCGACGCCTATGCGCGCTCCACCGCCAGCCTGGGCGTGTGCATCACCAGCACCGGTCCGGCCGCGGGCAACATCGCTGGCAGCATGGTCGAGGCGCTGACGGCCGGCGCGCCGCTCTTGCACATCACGGGCCAGATCGAGACGCCGTACCTGGACAAGGGCATGTCGTACATCCACGAAGCGCCCGACCAGCTCACGATGCTCAAGGCCGTGTCGAAGGCCGCGCTGCGCGTGCGCAGCGTCGAGACGGTGCTCGGCACGCTCAAGCGCGCGGTGCAACTCGCGATGACGGCGCCGACCGGTCCGGTCAGCGTGGAGATTCCGATCGACATCCAGTCGGCGCTCACGACCATGCCGGCCGACCTGTCGCCGCTGCCCATCGAGCGCCCCGTGCCGTCGGCGGCCGGCCTCGATGCACTGGCCGCACGCCTGGCCACCGCCAAGCGTCCGATGCTGTGGGTCGGCGGCGGTGCCCGCCACGCCCGTTCGGCCATCCAGCGCCTGCAGAAGCTGGGCTTCGGCGTGGTCACGACCACGCAGGGCCGCGGCACGGTGCCGGAAGACGACGCCGGTTCGCTCGGCGCCTACAACATCCAGAAGCCCGTCGAGGCCTTCTATCAGACCTGCGACGCGATGCTCGTGGTCGGTTCGCGCCTGCGCGGCAACGAAACGCTCAAGTACGAACTGAAGCTGCCGCGCACGCTGTACCGCATCGACGCCGATGCGGCTGCCGAAGGCCGCTGCTACGCATCAGAAGCCTTTGTCTGCGGCGATTCCGCGCTGGCCCTCGACGGCCTCGCCGACCGCCTCGAAGCCGCGAAGTACAAGGCCGACCCGCAGTTGCTGGTCGACCTGCGCGCCACGCACGACCAGGCCGTGGCCACGCTGCGCGACGGCCTCGGCCCGTATGCCGAACTCGTGCGCCAGCTGCAGTCGGTGGCCGGCCGCCAGTTCAACTGGGTGCGCGACGTCACGGTGTCCAACAGCACCTGGGGCAACCGCGAGCTGCGCGTGTTCGAACCCAGCGCCGGCGTGCACGCCACGGGCGGCGGCATCGGCCAGGGCATGCCCATGGCCATCGGCGCGGCCATCGGCGCGGCGGTGACGGGCTCGGGCCGCAAGACCTTCTGCCTGGCCGGCGACGGCGGCTTCATCCTGAACCTGGGCGAGCTGGCCTGCATGGTGCAGGAGAAGGCGCCCATGGTCATCGTGCTCATGAACGACAAGAGCTACGGCGTCATCAAGAACATCCAGGACGCGCAGTACGGCGGCCGCCAGTGCTACGCCGAGCTGCACACGCCCGACTACGACCTGCTGTGCCAGTCGATCGCGCTGCCGCATGCCCGCGTGAAAGACCTGGCCGACCTGCCGGCGCACCTGGACAAGGCGCTCGCCGCCAACGGCCCGTTCCTGCTGGAGATCGACATGCTGTCGATCGGCGGTTTCAAGACCACCTTCGCCGGCCCGCCGACCAACACGGTCACGCAGATTCCCGCGCTCGGCGCGGCCCAGTGA
- a CDS encoding alpha/beta fold hydrolase, protein MGTIDIPAQTLPASELARLDARFPARDVAVGGGAVVSVRECGQGPVIVCLHGIGSGAASWLDTAALLAPQACLIAWDAPGYGRSTPLASAAPTAADYAARLEEMLDALSIRSCVLVGHSLGAITAASAAREDSSTSARIRRLVLVSPAIGYGAPERIDARAKVRAERLATLDDLGIAGMAAKRAGRLVSDGASEHARQWVRWNMARLNDHGYRQAVELLCNADLLADLPPPMPVRVACGALDVVTPPAACEEVARRCGVPLELVDDAGHAGYVEQPQAVAALLRESLAG, encoded by the coding sequence ATGGGCACCATCGACATCCCCGCGCAGACCCTGCCGGCTTCCGAGCTGGCGCGGCTCGACGCGCGCTTTCCGGCCCGCGATGTCGCGGTCGGCGGCGGCGCGGTGGTGTCGGTGCGCGAATGCGGACAGGGCCCGGTGATCGTGTGTCTGCATGGCATCGGCTCGGGCGCGGCCTCGTGGCTCGACACCGCGGCGCTGCTGGCGCCGCAGGCCTGCCTCATCGCGTGGGACGCACCGGGCTATGGCCGCTCGACGCCGCTGGCCTCGGCCGCGCCGACCGCTGCCGACTACGCCGCGCGTCTTGAAGAAATGCTCGACGCGCTCTCGATCCGTTCCTGCGTGCTCGTCGGCCATTCGCTGGGCGCCATCACCGCCGCGTCGGCTGCGCGCGAAGACTCGAGCACCAGTGCCCGCATCCGCCGCCTCGTGCTCGTGAGCCCCGCCATCGGTTACGGCGCCCCCGAGCGCATCGACGCCCGCGCCAAGGTGCGCGCCGAACGCCTGGCCACGCTCGACGACCTCGGCATCGCCGGCATGGCCGCCAAGCGCGCGGGCCGGCTCGTGTCCGACGGTGCCTCCGAGCACGCCCGCCAGTGGGTGCGCTGGAACATGGCGCGCCTGAACGACCACGGCTACAGGCAGGCCGTCGAGCTGCTGTGCAACGCCGACCTGCTGGCCGACCTGCCGCCGCCGATGCCCGTGCGCGTGGCCTGCGGCGCGCTCGACGTCGTCACGCCGCCGGCCGCCTGCGAAGAAGTCGCGCGCCGCTGCGGCGTGCCGCTTGAATTGGTGGACGATGCGGGTCACGCCGGCTATGTGGAACAACCGCAGGCCGTCGCCGCCTTGCTGCGCGAATCGCTCGCCGGCTGA
- a CDS encoding aldehyde dehydrogenase codes for MISTELLPICIAGEWRLGGGDVYESLYPATGEPIARLKAASLADVEEAITRADHAFRTSGWAQRLPHERAAVLHRVAQLIREEGESLAQKQRLDNGKPISETRNLVASAAATFQFFAAALETLEETITPSRGAFVTMSVHEPMGVVAAITPWNSPIASEAQKLAPALAAGNAVVVKPAEVTPLMALELARICEAAGVPKGIVSVLPGKGSVIGDAITKHPLVKRVSFTGGTTTGKHIAHIAADKMMPVSLELGGKSPTMVLDDADLDHAVNGVLYGIFSSSGESCIAGSRLFVARSIYDEFLTRLAEGANALRVGDPASERTQMGPLITAKHREGIERYVDLGVSEGGRIRTGGVRPHGADYDKGYFYQPTILEGLTNSARISQEEIFGPVLVAMPFDNEEELIAQANDSIYALAAGVWSRDFKRAWKLGRAVQAGTVWVNTYKQFSVSTPFGGWRDSGLGREKGREGIFQYMEQKSMYWGTNEQPLPWAN; via the coding sequence ATGATCTCCACCGAACTCCTTCCGATCTGCATCGCCGGCGAATGGCGCCTGGGCGGCGGCGACGTCTACGAAAGCCTGTACCCGGCCACCGGCGAGCCCATTGCGCGCCTGAAGGCCGCGAGCCTGGCCGACGTCGAAGAAGCCATCACGCGCGCCGACCACGCCTTCCGCACCAGCGGCTGGGCCCAGCGCCTGCCGCACGAGCGCGCCGCCGTGCTGCACCGCGTGGCACAGCTCATTCGCGAAGAGGGCGAGTCGCTCGCGCAGAAGCAGCGCCTGGACAACGGCAAGCCGATCAGCGAAACGCGCAACCTCGTGGCCAGCGCCGCGGCCACCTTCCAGTTCTTTGCCGCCGCGCTCGAGACGCTCGAAGAAACCATCACCCCCTCGCGCGGCGCTTTCGTCACGATGAGCGTGCACGAGCCCATGGGCGTGGTCGCGGCCATCACGCCGTGGAACTCGCCCATCGCGAGCGAAGCCCAGAAGCTGGCGCCCGCGCTGGCGGCCGGCAACGCGGTGGTCGTGAAGCCCGCCGAAGTCACGCCGCTCATGGCGCTGGAACTGGCGCGCATCTGCGAAGCGGCCGGCGTGCCCAAGGGCATCGTGAGCGTGCTGCCGGGCAAGGGCTCGGTGATCGGCGACGCGATCACCAAGCACCCGCTGGTCAAGCGCGTGTCGTTCACCGGCGGCACCACCACCGGCAAGCACATCGCCCACATCGCGGCCGACAAGATGATGCCGGTGTCGCTCGAACTCGGCGGCAAGTCGCCGACCATGGTGCTCGACGACGCCGACCTCGACCACGCGGTGAACGGCGTGCTGTACGGCATCTTCAGTTCGTCGGGCGAGTCGTGCATTGCGGGCTCGCGCCTGTTTGTCGCACGCAGCATCTACGACGAGTTCCTGACGCGGCTGGCCGAAGGCGCCAATGCATTGCGCGTGGGCGACCCGGCCTCGGAGCGCACGCAGATGGGCCCGCTCATCACGGCCAAGCACCGCGAAGGCATCGAGCGTTATGTGGACCTGGGCGTGTCCGAAGGCGGCCGCATCCGCACGGGCGGCGTGCGCCCGCACGGCGCGGACTACGACAAGGGCTACTTCTACCAGCCGACGATTCTCGAAGGCCTGACCAACAGTGCCCGCATCAGCCAGGAAGAAATCTTCGGCCCGGTGCTGGTCGCGATGCCTTTCGACAACGAGGAAGAACTGATCGCGCAGGCCAACGACAGCATCTATGCGCTGGCCGCCGGCGTGTGGAGCCGCGACTTCAAGCGCGCCTGGAAGCTGGGCCGCGCGGTGCAGGCCGGCACGGTCTGGGTCAACACCTACAAGCAGTTCTCCGTCTCGACGCCGTTCGGCGGCTGGCGCGACAGTGGCCTGGGCCGCGAGAAGGGCCGCGAAGGCATCTTCCAGTACATGGAGCAGAAGAGCATGTACTGGGGCACGAACGAACAACCCCTGCCTTGGGCGAACTGA